A stretch of the Deltaproteobacteria bacterium GWC2_65_14 genome encodes the following:
- a CDS encoding acyl dehydratase, with protein sequence MAGERFLDDFRVGERFVSDGVTVTESEIIRFALQYDPQSFHLDVTAAEKSPYGGLIASGFHTLSLCFRMFIQQGVIAASSIGSPGIDDVRWLAPVRPGDTLRTETEVLEVKPSSSKPDRGILRMKYLGVNQNDARVISFILNHLLRRRTE encoded by the coding sequence ATGGCCGGGGAACGTTTTCTGGACGATTTTCGTGTCGGGGAAAGATTCGTGTCCGACGGAGTGACGGTCACGGAAAGCGAGATCATCCGATTCGCCCTGCAGTACGATCCCCAATCGTTCCACCTGGACGTGACCGCCGCGGAGAAATCTCCATACGGCGGACTGATCGCCAGCGGCTTCCACACGCTGTCACTCTGTTTTCGAATGTTCATCCAGCAAGGCGTTATCGCCGCCTCCAGCATCGGCTCCCCGGGGATCGACGATGTCCGATGGCTGGCGCCGGTGCGCCCGGGAGACACTCTCCGTACTGAGACGGAAGTCCTCGAGGTCAAGCCTTCTTCGTCCAAGCCGGATCGAGGGATCCTGCGAATGAAGTATCTCGGCGTCAACCAGAACGACGCCCGGGTGATTTCCTTTATCCTGAACCATCTGCTGCGCCGGAGAACGGAATAA